The nucleotide window tcttcttcctcttcttcatcgtcgtcgtcatcttcttcctcggAGTCTTCGTCCCAGGCGACTTCTTCGTCGGCGGCGGGTGTGGATGCTGGTGCGAGTTAGTCTACATTGCTACCTGCTAGATTTCTTGGACTCAACATACCCTTGAGCATCTCCCTTCGCCGAGCCTCCTCGCTCTCAATTACATGGCGCAGGAAATAGTATCTGCGCCAAAAAACCTTGTAATCCACCCTCTCTGGGACGCACTTCTCCATGGCGCTCCGCAGTTCCTCGTGCTTCTCCAGATCCTTTGCAATGGCATCAGTCTTCTTGTCTACATCGAAAGCAGCCTGCCACTTCTCCCACTCTGGGCTCGCAGGGTCTTTGAGGAAAGAGTCGAGCGTGGAGTGGATGACGTGCAATTGGGCGTCGAAGCGGGTAGCGTGAACGACCTTCTTGCCGCTGCTGTCCTTTGACTCGAAGAGTACCTCACCATTTTTGTCGGCTTCGGAGCCTGATTCCGGCGGTGCGATTGTGACGGCGTCGCGCAGGAAGTTGCGGATGTTGCTGCCGAACTTGAGGAGCGCTTCGTCGGCCGCGTCCTCGGCCTTTTCCACGTCCTTGAGACGTTTCGTGGCTTCCAACCGGAAGCGCGATAAGATTCCCTCTGCTTCCTTGACGATGTCTGCGGTCAGAGACTCAGGGCGATCGGGGTGTGCCTCAATTTCCTCCTTTGTTTCCTCTATAGAGGCGTCCTTGTCGGTGTTTGTGGGCTTGGATGCTGATGACGCGTCGCCGGGTTGAAGTGATATTTTTCTAGCATGGCTGATAATGTTGGATACGCTTTCAGAGGCGTTCTTGGTCAAGGGCGCATATTGCTTGCTTGCGGTATCGTAGTATTGCTCACCCTGTGTCATGCGCAGTCAGCATGCGATGACTTGAAGCACACGGCGCTTGCTTACCTGCTTCTTCACTGTACCCAAAAAGCCTCCAAGTCGCGCTGCCCAAGGGCTGCTAGAAATGGCCTTGTATGCATCTTGGAACTCCGTGTTGAAGTTGGTTGCTGTCTCCTGATGGGTGCTGTCACCGCTGCTTGACTGCTTGGTGGGATCTTCCGGGTAGCTCTCCTCCTGGATATGATCGTAGGCGGAATCCATGGCTACGATAGTCCAGAAGGGACGCAGAGGAAGGGGGAATGTGTATGAGTGGTTACTAAGGATGTTTGGCTGTAAGACAGCTGGTGGGTGAATCAAGGGTTCAGTCGAGTGCGGCGGGGCGCATGCAAGCTGCTCCGCAACCAGCCCAGCGCTGCCGCATTAGCGTATCTATCAGCCATTATGATCTCAGGCACACTCCGCGTTACACCAACAGCAAAGATACACAATGTAGTGGTAGTTTGAGTAGGCGATACCTGGCTACTTGTTACTTCAGGTATCGTATAGTACTCATATTAATTCTGAGTGGCTTGTTGTGGTTAACATGTACTCGTCGCATGGTGCTTAACATGTTGCTTATTCTTCCTCGATTGGCCATGACCCAGATCGTAGTCAGTAGGTCTCATTATATCTCGTAAGTTCCGAGGTAATGCATTACTTCTGACTCCCTTcacctcttcttcttgccgACTACTTTGGTAAagccgtcgtcgtcgaccTCTGGCTCTGGCTTGGGCTTTGCAGGTACAAGCGCAGGCGCATCGCCCATTTCCGTGTCTTCGTCCTCATCACTCTCCTCGTCCACACTATCCCATTCGCCCTCCTGGTTGGTCTCTTTTACGTCGACACTTCCTGTAGCAACTTCCTTGCCCTTCCTCTCTTCCCATTTCTTCTGTAGCGCATCGACTGTCGCAGTGTTGCCCTCGCCAATTTCCTTGCGTATTTTCATAATTTCACGCGCGACAGCGACTTCAGTCTCGTCTTCTACCCGTACACCGAATTCGTCCTCGAGGACTTGCAGGAGCACGACTTCCACATCCTCGGCGTCGGTCAAGGGTTCAGCGGCGAAGAGTTCGGAGATTTGGCCTGCGAGCCAGTCGCGTTTGTCTGAGGAGTCGGGGCCGCCCCATTGATTTTGCACGGCGACGGTGAGATTGGCCCAGTTGAAAAGCGAGTGCCAGATTCCCAGGTCGAACTTGGGTTGATGTTGTTCTAAGAGACATCAGATGCGACTCGTAGCGATAGAAGTAAGGTATATACCTGCTATTGGGCCGAATGCTGAAGACATGGTGGAATCTTTGCTGCTAGGAAATTGAGCGCGGGTTTGCGTCACGAAGGGCAACTTTTTATTCTTTATCGATAAGGATGCACCCCACCATCTCTGCATCTGCTAACTTCACCACCACCGAACTTCGTGCAGGTGGTAGATGATGCTAATATATGTTTTGGTTGGGTCAGTTCGGTAAAGGGATTGGCATGCGCTGCAAGCTCAGCATCGTTGGCAATTCTGTTATTCATCATCCAAAGCAGGCGCTCGTAGAAAAGGCAACACAAGTTGCAATAAGAGTATAACGTGGAtggcaagcgagtgggccaggcaagcgagtgggccaccccaccaacttttgtAACTTCAAAGCGACttatctcaacaacgcgataatattattgctagatattgatacagtagattactctatattaagagtattagtgttgcatgtgcgcgagttgtgcccagtctccttgcacctggtgcagcgcctttgagcgcgctggctaaggcctgatcgcgctcctccttgacgctcttcatgagcaatctgctggtcagcctcattttgagctagtatatcctctccagctccctttgtgagtactccatgcttctgtatacgccttttagagcgctgcctacgcgctgaggctgcgctgttagccttctcaagactagagatccgatcgcgcatcagctcagcagacagcatcatcacctcagcgcccttcttcagctggtcaatcgcctCAATGAtcgaagctggtgatgagctcttatgctggcgcacgcgctcacgtataaggcttgactgagcctcaagctcacgcgcgttgctcggcgtttgagctacccagggagcaTCTGGtagagctgctggaggagtaggtgtacgcagctgtacatctagctttgatagaacagcctctggttgtagaggaacaaggcctgcgccgcggaaggctgagtAGATATTagctggcgtgaacgctcGATCAAACGCAGCCTTAAACGCaggcagaaactctagcttggtgatgtggttgatgtggttgcgcatgaggctctccacctcacggctaTACGCGCGCTttaatggcgagaagcagccaacatcaagtggctggagtaggtgagatgagtgaggaggcatacagagcgtatggatattgttctccttacagagctcctggaactctagagattggtggctcctatggccatcaataataagcaggcgacgcgcgcctatagtacgagcctgcgtgtgagcgttgaagtgctttagccactcaactccaagctcattattcgtccagccattatcgctgactgcgatcgcccagtcgcgtgggataTCCTCCTCATACCAcgctgataggtggtactgaccagcgaagatgaggaacggtggcACTGACCAGCCACCAGCGCTGATGGCAGCaatcagcgttacc belongs to Pyrenophora tritici-repentis strain M4 chromosome 10, whole genome shotgun sequence and includes:
- a CDS encoding pre-rRNA-processing protein TSR2, with the protein product MSSAFGPIAEQHQPKFDLGIWHSLFNWANLTVAVQNQWGGPDSSDKRDWLAGQISELFAAEPLTDAEDVEVVLLQVLEDEFGVRVEDETEVAVAREIMKIRKEIGEGNTATVDALQKKWEERKGKEVATGSVDVKETNQEGEWDSVDEESDEDEDTEMGDAPALVPAKPKPEPEVDDDGFTKVVGKKKR
- a CDS encoding ROM1, RhoGEF, Guanine nucleotide exchange factor for Rho-Rac-Cdc42 GTPase, which gives rise to MDSAYDHIQEESYPEDPTKQSSSGDSTHQETATNFNTEFQDAYKAISSSPWAARLGGFLGTVKKQGEQYYDTASKQYAPLTKNASESVSNIISHARKISLQPGDASSASKPTNTDKDASIEETKEEIEAHPDRPESLTADIVKEAEGILSRFRNIRNFLRDAVTIAPPESGSEADKNGEVLFESKDSSGKKVVHATRFDAQLHVIHSTLDSFLKDPASPEWEKWQAAFDVDKKTDAIAKDLEKHEELRSAMEKCVPERVDYKVFWRRYYFLRHVIESEEARRREMLKAM